In Oreochromis niloticus isolate F11D_XX linkage group LG18, O_niloticus_UMD_NMBU, whole genome shotgun sequence, one genomic interval encodes:
- the tpm4b gene encoding tropomyosin 4b isoform X4, with translation MEAVKKKIQALQQQVDEAEDRALAVQKELETERELREKAEGEVASLNRRIQLVEEELDRAQERLGTALQKLEEAEKAADESERGMKVIENRAMKDEEKMEIQEMQLKEAKHIAEEADRKYEEVARKLVILEGELERAEERAEIAELKCGDLEEELKNVTNNLKSLEAQSEKYSEKEDKYEEEIKVLNDRLKEAETRAEFAERTVAKLEKTIDDLEDELYTQKLKYKAISEELDHALNDMNTL, from the exons ATGGAGGCCGTGAAGAAGAAAATCCAAGCCCTCCAGCAGCAAGTTGATGAGGCAGAAGATCGCGCACTGGCAGTACAAAAGGAGCTGGAAACTGAACGGGAACTGCGCGAAAAA GCTGAGGGCGAAGTAGCATCGCTGAACCGCAGGATCcagctggtggaggaggagtTGGACCGTGCTCAGGAGAGACTGGGCACAGCCCTGCAGAAGCTGGAGGAGGCCGAGAAGGCCGCAGATGAGAGCGAAAG AGGCATGAAGGTGATTGAGAACAGAGCCATGAAAGACGAGGAGAAGATGGAGATCCAGGAGATGCAGCTCAAAGAAGCCAAACACATTGCCGAGGAAGCTGACCGCAAATACGAGGAG GTTGCACGTAAACTGGTCATCCTCGAGGGTGAGCTGGAGAGGGCAGAAGAGAGGGCAGAAATTGCAGAACT taaGTGCGGTGACCTGGAAGAAGAGCTTAAGAATGTTACCAACAACCTCAAGTCTCTAGAGGCTCAGTCTGAGAAG TACTCTGAGAAAGAAGACAAATACGAGGAGGAGATTAAAGTCCTGAATGACAGACTTAAAGAG GCGGAAACCCGTGCAGAATTCGCAGAAAGGACAGTGGCTAAGCTGGAAAAGACCATAGATGACTTAGAAG ATGAACTGTACACTCAGAAGCTGAAATACAAGGCTATCAGCGAGGAGCTGGATCATGCCCTCAATGATATGAACACCTTGTAA
- the tpm4b gene encoding tropomyosin 4b isoform X3, with the protein MEAVKKKIQALQQQVDEAEDRALAVQKELETERELREKAEGEVASLNRRIQLVEEELDRAQERLGTALQKLEEAEKAADESERGMKVIENRAMKDEEKMEIQEMQLKEAKHIAEEADRKYEEVARKLVILEGELERAEERAEIAELKCGDLEEELKNVTNNLKSLEAQSEKYSEKEDKYEEEIKVLNDRLKEAETRAEFAERTVAKLEKTIDDLEENLSHAKEENIGMHQVLDQTLQELSSL; encoded by the exons ATGGAGGCCGTGAAGAAGAAAATCCAAGCCCTCCAGCAGCAAGTTGATGAGGCAGAAGATCGCGCACTGGCAGTACAAAAGGAGCTGGAAACTGAACGGGAACTGCGCGAAAAA GCTGAGGGCGAAGTAGCATCGCTGAACCGCAGGATCcagctggtggaggaggagtTGGACCGTGCTCAGGAGAGACTGGGCACAGCCCTGCAGAAGCTGGAGGAGGCCGAGAAGGCCGCAGATGAGAGCGAAAG AGGCATGAAGGTGATTGAGAACAGAGCCATGAAAGACGAGGAGAAGATGGAGATCCAGGAGATGCAGCTCAAAGAAGCCAAACACATTGCCGAGGAAGCTGACCGCAAATACGAGGAG GTTGCACGTAAACTGGTCATCCTCGAGGGTGAGCTGGAGAGGGCAGAAGAGAGGGCAGAAATTGCAGAACT taaGTGCGGTGACCTGGAAGAAGAGCTTAAGAATGTTACCAACAACCTCAAGTCTCTAGAGGCTCAGTCTGAGAAG TACTCTGAGAAAGAAGACAAATACGAGGAGGAGATTAAAGTCCTGAATGACAGACTTAAAGAG GCGGAAACCCGTGCAGAATTCGCAGAAAGGACAGTGGCTAAGCTGGAAAAGACCATAGATGACTTAGAAG AGAACCTATCACatgcaaaagaagaaaacatagGAATGCACCAAGTCCTGGACCAAACACTGCAGGAGCTCAGTAGCTTGTAA
- the tpm4b gene encoding tropomyosin 4b isoform X5, protein MKVIENRAMKDEEKMEIQEMQLKEAKHIAEEADRKYEEVARKLVILEGELERAEERAEIAELKCGDLEEELKNVTNNLKSLEAQSEKYSEKEDKYEEEIKVLNDRLKEAETRAEFAERTVAKLEKTIDDLEENLSHAKEENIGMHQVLDQTLQELSSL, encoded by the exons ATGAAGGTGATTGAGAACAGAGCCATGAAAGACGAGGAGAAGATGGAGATCCAGGAGATGCAGCTCAAAGAAGCCAAACACATTGCCGAGGAAGCTGACCGCAAATACGAGGAG GTTGCACGTAAACTGGTCATCCTCGAGGGTGAGCTGGAGAGGGCAGAAGAGAGGGCAGAAATTGCAGAACT taaGTGCGGTGACCTGGAAGAAGAGCTTAAGAATGTTACCAACAACCTCAAGTCTCTAGAGGCTCAGTCTGAGAAG TACTCTGAGAAAGAAGACAAATACGAGGAGGAGATTAAAGTCCTGAATGACAGACTTAAAGAG GCGGAAACCCGTGCAGAATTCGCAGAAAGGACAGTGGCTAAGCTGGAAAAGACCATAGATGACTTAGAAG AGAACCTATCACatgcaaaagaagaaaacatagGAATGCACCAAGTCCTGGACCAAACACTGCAGGAGCTCAGTAGCTTGTAA
- the LOC100703352 gene encoding ras-related protein Rab-8A, with the protein MAKTYDYLFKLLLIGDSGVGKTCVLFRFSEDAFNSTFISTIGIDFKIRTIELDGKKIKLQIWDTAGQERFRTITTAYYRGAMGIMLVYDITNEKSFENIKNWIRNIEEHASADVEKMVLGNKCDINDKRQVSKEMGEKLALEYGIKFMETSAKSNINVENAFLTLARDIKSKMDTKLEGNTPQGSSQGVKISEPQKKTSFFRCSLL; encoded by the exons ATGGCGAAAACATACGACTATTTGTTTAAATTACTGTTAATCGGAGACTCTGGTGTCGGGAAGACCTGCGTCCTGTTCAGGTTTTCGGAAGACGCCTTCAATTCAACGTTTATCTCAACTATAG GCATTGATTTCAAGATTAGGACAATAGAGCTTGACGGCAAGAAGATAAAGTTACAAATATG GGATACAGCTGGTCAGGAACGCTTCCGAACAATCACAACAGCCTACTACAGAGGTGCAATG GGCATCATGCTCGTCTACGACATCACAAACGAAAAATCCTTTGAAAATATCAAGAACTGGATAAGGAATATAGAAGAG CATGCATCAGCGGACGTTGAGAAGATGGTCCTTGGCAACAAATGTGACATCAATGACAAGCGGCAGGTGTCCAAAGAGATGGGGGAAAAG cttGCACTAGAGTATGGAATAAAGttcatggagaccagcgcaaAGTCCAACATCAACGTGGAAAAT gCGTTTTTGACGCTCGCCAGAGACATCAAATCAAAAATGGACACAAAATTG GAGGGCAACACACCGCAAGGAAGCAGTCAGGGCGTAAAGATCTCAGAGCCTCAGAAAAAGACCAGCTTCTTCCGCTGTAGCCTACTCTGA